In Burkholderia savannae, the DNA window GCGGTTTCACTCCGGAGGGGGGCCGCTGGTAGATATCGACGGCGCCGAGACTCGACTGCAGCCGTTGCGACAACGCATCGCGCAACTCGTCGGGCAGCGGCGCCAGCCAGCGATCCTGTTCCAGCAGCTTGAAGGTGCCGTTGCGCTGATTCAGAATCAGATTGGCCCGATTGAGGCGTTCGGGCACGGCTACGGGGACCACCTCGATCCATCGCGAGCCGGTGGCCGGCGCGGCGGCGCACTGCTCGACTGCCGCACGGCCCGCCGATACCTGCTCCAACGTGTAATAGCGCGGCTCGGGGAACGCGCAGCCGGTCAATATGGAGGCGCCGAGCGTCCAGCCGAGGGCCGTCGACACGAGGCTGGAGTGTCCGATCATGGTTGCTCCGAGTTCGTTTTGCCGCGCACGATTGCTTCCGGGTGGCGTTCCAGATAGTCGGTCAACGCGCGCAGCGAGGTGGCCGTGCGCGTCAGCTCCTGCATCATGCGGCGCGCGTCCTGCTGCGTCGGGGAATCCGTCGCGAGCGTGGCGTCGGCGGACTGGAGCGTCTTCCGTGCGTCCCGCAGCGCGGCGTCGACCTGAGGCATGACGTCGCCGTTGAGTTGCGTCACCAGCTTGTCCGCGTTGTTCATCACTTTGTTCAACGACGCCATTGAATTGCGCAAATCCCCCGCAATCTGATCGAACGGCACTTTGTCGACCTTGCTGACGATGTTGCCAAGTTTCGCCTGAAGTTCGTCGATGGTGCTGGGCGTGGTGGCCAGTTCGGGCAGTGGGCTGTCTATGTCGACTTTTACGGGCGGCGCATGCGGAAAGAAATCGAACGCCACGTACAGTTGGCCCGTGAGCAGGCTCGCGGTACGTAATTGAGCGCGCAGACCGCGTTTGGCCATGGTCTCGGCGATGCTCCGCGCGTTCTGCTTGTTGGCGAGATCGGCCCGGCTGAAACCCATGCGAGACGGGTAGAGTTCAATGACCACCGGCATGCGGAAGGTTTTGGCGTCGCGCTGGTATTCGATACCGATCGAGCGCACCTGGCCAACCACGATGCCGCGAAAATCGACCGGCGCGCCCGGGGTCAATCCGCGTAGCGACTGGTCGAAATTGAGCACCACCAGAGCGGGACTCGATTCGTCGGCGGGTTTCAGCGCCTCGGCCTGGTCGCTGGCGAGCGCGAACTGGGTGTCTTCGGCGGCGGCTACGCGACTCGCGGGATTGTCCGGCGTCTGGAAGGCGATGCCGCCTGACAGGATGGTAGCGAGCGATTGCGTGTTCACCTTGAGACCGCCGCCGTCGAGCTTGACGTCGACGCCGCTGGCGTGCCAGAACAGCGTGTCGGCGGTGACCAGCTTGTCGTACGGTTTGTTGATGAACACCCGGAGAGACAGATCGCGTCCGTCGGGGGACAACTGGTAGGCCACCACCTGGCCGACGCGGACGCGCCGATAGTAGACCGGCGAGCCGATGTCGAGCGAGCCGAGGTCGGCGGCGTGCAACACGAACTGCTTGCCGGAGGTGTCGGAGGTCACCGCCGGCGGCACTTCCAGTCCGGTGAAGGAGCGGGTGCGCGCCTGTGATTTGCCCGCGTCGACGCCGATGTATGCGCCGGAAAGCAGGGTATCCAGGCCCGAAACGCCGGAGATGGCAAACCGGGGGCGCACGACCCAGAAGCGGGTGCCCATGGTCGCGAAATTCCCGGCATCGCCTGTCAGGGCGATGGTGGCGACGACATGAGAGTGATCCGGCGCAAGGTGCACGGCCGTGACCAGGCCGATGTCGACGGATTTGTAGCGCACCGGGGTTTTGCCTGGAACCAGACCTTCGGCGGAACGGAAGGTCACGGTTACCTCGGGGCCGCGCTCGACGAGGACATGGATCAGCAATGACAGCCCGATCACGGCGGCGACGATTGGAACCAGCCAGACAAGCGAGGGCAGCCAGCGTATTCGCCGGCGAATGTCGGGGAGCGTCGGGGAATGGGGCAAAGCGGGTTCAGTCATTATTTGTGTCCAGCGAATCCCACAGCAGGCGGGGATCGAAGCTGTGAGAGGCCAGCATGGTCAGCACGACTACACATGAAAAAGCCACGAGCCCCGCTCCGGGCGTAACGGTGGCTAGTGCGCCGGCGCGGATCAGCGAACTGAGCAGGGCGACGACAAAGACGTCGAGCATCGACCATCGACCGATTGTTTCGATGAGGCGGTACAGCCGGGTTTGTTGCCGGATGCGCCAAGTGGTGCGGAAACGCACCGAGAGCAGCAGCAACGTCAAGGCCATCATCTTGAGCAGCGGCACCACCATGCTGGGAATCAGCACCAGGATGGCGAGCCCTTTCGAGCCGGAGACCCAGAAATAAACCACGCCGGAGAAAATGGTGGCGTTCGATGTGCCGTCGATGGATTGCGTAACCATGATGGGCAGCAGGTTGGCTGGGACATGGAGAATCATGGCGGCGATCAGGAAAGCCCACGCGCGCGCCTGGCTGTCCTGTTTGCGGCTGTGCAGAGCAGCGCCGCAACGCGGACAACGTAGGCCTTCGAACGACTGTGGACTGAGTGCGCCACAGGCGTGGCAACACACGAGACGCATCGATGTGGTGGTGGGCACGGCGGGCAGCGGTGCATTCTCGTCGTCGAGCGGTTGGCGCGTCACGTTGTCCGACAGCTGCGAGGGACCGCCCCCGTCGGATGAGGCGGGCATGAGCATGCTCATTGCTGTGGCGCCTCGTCCGCATACAGCCACAGACTGCGCGGATCGAATGCAAGAATGGTCGTCAGTACGCACACGAGCGCGCCGAATGACCAAAGCGCAAGGCCCGGCAGTAGATGGGCCGTGCTGGAGATCTTGGCCAGCGTCACCAGCACGCCGAGCATAAAGACTTCGATCATGCCCCACAGTCGTGCCTGTCTGATGCCGCGCACCACGTGCGCGAAACCCGGCGGCACACAGCGTAGAGACATCGGCAGCAACAGGTAGAGCATCATCAGCATCTCGGCCAGGGGAAACAGGACCGTTGTTGCCAACACCACAACGGACATCATCGGCATGTCATCCGAGAAGAGCGCCTCTACCGTGCCCCAAAGCGTCGCCTGCATGCGCATGCCTCTGATATCCAGTTCGACGATCGGAAAGGCAACGGAGACCACAAACAAGATCAGCGCGGTCAGCACGAGGGGCAATAGCCGGAGATAGGCGAGCGTGCTCTCTCGGTACAGCAACCCGCCACAACGCAGGCAGCGAGCACAAGCACCTTCCACAAGCTGCACACGCAGATAGACAGCCGAGCAGTATTCGCAGGCAATCAGGCTCGAAAGACAAGCGGACGCGTGGCCGGCAGCGTGGTATTTCGGGTCGTGCTTCGTCATGGTGTCAATCTCGAAGACAATTCACCGCGGCTTCGGGCGACCACGGAATCACAAGTTCCCACTAACAATGTCGCGCACGCCTTTTGCAATCCGGAATACTCGCTTGCTGGCGCCGCTTACATATCGCAAGAGGTGTTCGATCTGACGCGGCGCAGTTGCATGCGTCCCGTCCGGACGGGACGTGCCATCGTGCTTTGACACATACGGTCGGGGAGTCTCGGTCTGACCGACATCTTGCGAGGACGTTAGGCGCGGAAAACGTGTCATGCGTCAACCTTTCGAGCTGGCTGGCTATTACGGAAAGGCATCAAGCATTCCGGGTGACGCTCAAAATAAGCGTGATGTATGCAAGTGCAGCGAACACGCCGGCCAGCGTTCCAAAGACGTCCCTGGACTCAGCGCCGCGCCAGCAGTGGACCGGAATTCCTACCAGTAGGTACGCAAGCACAAAGACAAGGGAAACGATCAAAGGGGGCGGGCCGAGCGTGACAACCGTGTCTAAAAATTGGTCCATTCGTACTCCCCCCAAAGATGTTCTCGAGCATCGTCGTTACATGTGCGCATCTTCCGTTGCCCATGATTTATTGATATGGACAACTGAAAATGAACGCCCAGATTGAAACATCATCCGAGCAACGGATCGTCAGCGCAGCCGCTCCACCAGGGCGTCTGCTCCCTTGTCGAGGCCGGTCTTCGCGGCACTCAGCGAACCGAAGGCCGCGGGCAAGTTCATCGCATTCGGATATTGCTTCGAGACGTATGCTTCCAGGAGGCGGCCGGTGCTGCCGTCATGGATTTCCACCGCATAAGAGACCGAGCCGCTGAATGCGCCCTGGCCCCCACGCACCGCCTGCACGCCGTTATAGAGGTTGCCCGCGATGTCGAAGTGCATGAACTGTCCGACGACCGGCTTGGTCTTTTCGGCGCCGGTGAGCGTCAGGTTGATACGCAGGGTGTTGGGGCCTGCCTGTCGCGTAACGTTGAATCGCTTCGACAGTTTTTCCGAGAACGTCTTGCTCATGTAGTCGGCGAGCGCTGCCTTGTCTGCGTCCTTCATGTCGCCAAACTGGTTATCGCTGCCCCGATAAACGGTGACCGGGTCCAGTACGACCTTGGAGTATTGGGACCAGGCCACCG includes these proteins:
- a CDS encoding PqiC family protein encodes the protein MIGHSSLVSTALGWTLGASILTGCAFPEPRYYTLEQVSAGRAAVEQCAAAPATGSRWIEVVPVAVPERLNRANLILNQRNGTFKLLEQDRWLAPLPDELRDALSQRLQSSLGAVDIYQRPPSGVKPQYRVTAAVVSMDAELGIRAGAVINWTVQRVSDGKLTAGRTQAERPAPGELGSLVLAYQQIVTQAAADIAMAVCALKS
- a CDS encoding PqiB family protein, with the protein product MTEPALPHSPTLPDIRRRIRWLPSLVWLVPIVAAVIGLSLLIHVLVERGPEVTVTFRSAEGLVPGKTPVRYKSVDIGLVTAVHLAPDHSHVVATIALTGDAGNFATMGTRFWVVRPRFAISGVSGLDTLLSGAYIGVDAGKSQARTRSFTGLEVPPAVTSDTSGKQFVLHAADLGSLDIGSPVYYRRVRVGQVVAYQLSPDGRDLSLRVFINKPYDKLVTADTLFWHASGVDVKLDGGGLKVNTQSLATILSGGIAFQTPDNPASRVAAAEDTQFALASDQAEALKPADESSPALVVLNFDQSLRGLTPGAPVDFRGIVVGQVRSIGIEYQRDAKTFRMPVVIELYPSRMGFSRADLANKQNARSIAETMAKRGLRAQLRTASLLTGQLYVAFDFFPHAPPVKVDIDSPLPELATTPSTIDELQAKLGNIVSKVDKVPFDQIAGDLRNSMASLNKVMNNADKLVTQLNGDVMPQVDAALRDARKTLQSADATLATDSPTQQDARRMMQELTRTATSLRALTDYLERHPEAIVRGKTNSEQP
- a CDS encoding paraquat-inducible protein A, with translation MSMLMPASSDGGGPSQLSDNVTRQPLDDENAPLPAVPTTTSMRLVCCHACGALSPQSFEGLRCPRCGAALHSRKQDSQARAWAFLIAAMILHVPANLLPIMVTQSIDGTSNATIFSGVVYFWVSGSKGLAILVLIPSMVVPLLKMMALTLLLLSVRFRTTWRIRQQTRLYRLIETIGRWSMLDVFVVALLSSLIRAGALATVTPGAGLVAFSCVVVLTMLASHSFDPRLLWDSLDTNND
- a CDS encoding paraquat-inducible protein A — its product is MTKHDPKYHAAGHASACLSSLIACEYCSAVYLRVQLVEGACARCLRCGGLLYRESTLAYLRLLPLVLTALILFVVSVAFPIVELDIRGMRMQATLWGTVEALFSDDMPMMSVVVLATTVLFPLAEMLMMLYLLLPMSLRCVPPGFAHVVRGIRQARLWGMIEVFMLGVLVTLAKISSTAHLLPGLALWSFGALVCVLTTILAFDPRSLWLYADEAPQQ
- a CDS encoding DUF3313 domain-containing protein; protein product: MSVRNSASLLVAGAAMLTMAACTSVQPLPYSGLASSSQLKQNRNDDSAKVPYRYDTPVAWSQYSKVVLDPVTVYRGSDNQFGDMKDADKAALADYMSKTFSEKLSKRFNVTRQAGPNTLRINLTLTGAEKTKPVVGQFMHFDIAGNLYNGVQAVRGGQGAFSGSVSYAVEIHDGSTGRLLEAYVSKQYPNAMNLPAAFGSLSAAKTGLDKGADALVERLR